In Phaeobacter gallaeciensis DSM 26640, a genomic segment contains:
- a CDS encoding tripartite tricarboxylate transporter TctB family protein, with product MERQQDIVLGAIFMALGLAAAWGATAYSGASGNYPLVLGLLLALTGALVAFKAIRSSSSAERVLIHAPGKLFIAIGVGVIYVALVVPLGFYTSSLLLMLALPVALGFCRHAYSLTVGAIFTAIVYLVFSVFLERPLPREAILTLFGSGG from the coding sequence ATGGAGCGTCAGCAGGATATCGTACTGGGAGCCATTTTCATGGCTCTCGGACTCGCCGCAGCCTGGGGGGCCACAGCCTATTCGGGCGCTAGTGGAAACTATCCGCTCGTCCTGGGGCTACTGCTGGCGCTAACCGGGGCGCTTGTGGCCTTCAAGGCCATCCGGTCTTCTTCCTCTGCCGAGCGCGTTCTGATACACGCGCCCGGCAAACTTTTCATCGCGATCGGTGTCGGTGTGATCTATGTGGCTCTTGTGGTGCCACTTGGTTTTTACACCTCGTCTTTGCTGCTGATGTTGGCGCTGCCCGTCGCCCTAGGCTTTTGCCGCCACGCCTATTCTTTGACAGTGGGCGCCATCTTTACGGCAATTGTTTACCTGGTCTTCTCGGTGTTCCTTGAACGCCCGCTTCCGCGTGAAGCGATCTTGACCCTGTTCGGTTCGGGAGGCTGA
- a CDS encoding tripartite tricarboxylate transporter substrate binding protein, with translation MNIKATMAGLAAVTALATPTFAEYPERALELTIPAGAGGGTDTSARKLAILLEEALGQSIAVLNVSGSGGAVGATQFMQAKPDGYALFATWNSPLTTVPQVQNVAYSLDSFTPIASTSETAYTLCVSPDFPGTTGAAFLEELAANPGKYTYANDGIGGTMQLAAERIFQPKGIDAIAIPFGGAKESMQNFLGGHVDIYGGSISTILPHVEAGKAVCPIVTSAADVATLPGATGLAALGLADKETLLWRAILGPKGMDPEIVAKLADIIETAVNDPGYVEFLATKGEIPNVVKGEALGKRLQDEYDGLAEVSKALGL, from the coding sequence ATGAATATCAAAGCAACCATGGCCGGTCTGGCCGCAGTCACCGCGCTGGCGACACCGACATTTGCCGAATATCCCGAACGCGCGCTGGAGCTGACCATTCCTGCCGGTGCTGGAGGAGGTACCGACACCAGCGCTCGTAAATTGGCGATACTGCTGGAAGAAGCCTTGGGCCAATCCATCGCCGTTCTGAACGTGTCCGGCAGCGGCGGTGCGGTTGGGGCGACACAGTTTATGCAAGCCAAGCCTGACGGATATGCCCTGTTTGCGACATGGAACAGCCCGCTGACCACCGTGCCGCAGGTGCAGAATGTGGCCTATTCGCTGGACAGCTTCACCCCCATCGCCTCAACCTCTGAAACAGCTTATACGCTCTGCGTCAGCCCCGATTTCCCTGGCACAACCGGCGCGGCGTTCCTGGAGGAATTGGCTGCAAACCCCGGCAAATACACCTATGCCAACGACGGTATCGGCGGGACCATGCAGCTTGCTGCGGAACGCATTTTCCAACCCAAGGGAATTGATGCAATCGCCATTCCCTTTGGTGGCGCGAAAGAGTCCATGCAAAACTTCCTGGGCGGACACGTCGACATCTATGGCGGTTCCATCTCCACCATCTTGCCCCATGTCGAAGCGGGCAAAGCCGTATGCCCGATCGTGACCTCGGCGGCTGACGTCGCGACCTTGCCCGGTGCCACGGGACTGGCGGCGCTGGGTCTGGCGGACAAGGAAACGCTCCTGTGGCGCGCTATCCTTGGACCAAAGGGAATGGATCCCGAGATCGTCGCTAAGCTGGCCGACATCATCGAAACCGCAGTCAATGATCCGGGCTACGTGGAATTTCTCGCGACCAAGGGTGAAATCCCGAATGTTGTGAAGGGCGAAGCCCTCGGAAAGCGACTGCAGGACGAATACGACGGCCTGGCCGAAGTCTCCAAAGCACTGGGGCTTTAA
- a CDS encoding GntR family transcriptional regulator, with protein sequence MATGFIETDDRLPAYARLRDTLAGRIANGDWTSDQPIPSEAKLAKEFSVSVGTVRKGVDGLVQEGLLERRQGSGTFVRAPSFDATLFRFFQLRQLDGSRLSIPSSRLILRSRGQAPAEAASALGTDDVIKIIRLRSLSDEPVLFEEIYIPAAMFAGFEDLAETDFGPLLYPLYFERFGVFVKRATDELGFGRATPAVATQLRLNEGDPLAVIRRTAFNLEGQPVEWRIAHGDAERFRYRSEIS encoded by the coding sequence ATGGCAACTGGTTTTATAGAAACGGATGATCGGCTACCGGCCTATGCACGGCTGCGGGATACGCTGGCCGGGCGTATCGCGAATGGTGACTGGACCTCAGATCAACCCATCCCCTCCGAAGCGAAACTGGCCAAAGAGTTCAGCGTTTCCGTAGGCACGGTGCGCAAGGGCGTGGACGGTCTCGTTCAAGAGGGTCTGTTGGAACGTCGGCAGGGCTCGGGCACTTTCGTGCGCGCGCCTTCCTTCGACGCGACCTTGTTTCGTTTTTTCCAACTACGTCAGCTAGACGGCTCGCGGCTCTCGATCCCGTCCAGTCGTCTGATCCTGCGAAGCCGGGGACAAGCCCCCGCGGAGGCCGCTTCGGCACTCGGGACCGATGATGTCATCAAGATCATCCGCCTGCGGAGCCTGTCAGACGAACCGGTGCTGTTCGAAGAGATCTATATTCCGGCGGCGATGTTTGCCGGTTTCGAAGACCTTGCGGAAACCGACTTCGGCCCACTCCTTTATCCGCTCTATTTCGAACGTTTTGGTGTGTTTGTGAAACGCGCCACAGATGAACTGGGGTTCGGGCGGGCAACGCCTGCCGTGGCAACCCAGTTGCGGTTGAACGAAGGCGACCCGCTGGCGGTCATCCGTCGCACGGCCTTCAACCTCGAAGGCCAACCTGTGGAATGGCGTATCGCCCATGGCGACGCTGAGCGTTTTCGATACCGCAGCGAAATCTCGTAA
- a CDS encoding amidohydrolase family protein, which yields MVHFDCHAHVYEKITATPGARYVPKSPAPLEVWKNNLSEHGFTGGVIVQVSFLGTDNSELCSALSKLDKTRFAGVGVVDLDVDDAELDQLVTAGIRGIRWNLVRGKAVPDVTQPVVQAFFQKLRARGLHLEVHLEGPRLAPHLSSLIDQGINLVIDHYGLPSDPRPDADPFINAVKVLPTRCNLYLKFAAHYRTNFSVTPHAKALLDLLDDNRVVWGSDWPHTQHEASTRYTDTFQAFPQARDFLDSTAAEALYGISIE from the coding sequence GTGGTTCACTTCGACTGTCATGCGCATGTGTACGAGAAAATCACGGCAACTCCGGGCGCACGCTATGTTCCCAAATCTCCGGCGCCGCTCGAAGTATGGAAAAATAACCTTTCTGAACATGGCTTTACCGGAGGCGTGATCGTGCAGGTCAGTTTCCTTGGTACGGACAACTCCGAGCTTTGCTCAGCTCTGAGCAAACTGGACAAAACCCGATTTGCAGGCGTCGGCGTGGTGGATCTCGATGTAGATGACGCAGAGTTGGATCAGTTGGTGACAGCGGGAATCAGGGGGATTCGCTGGAACTTGGTTCGGGGCAAAGCCGTACCGGATGTCACCCAGCCTGTCGTGCAAGCGTTCTTTCAAAAGCTACGGGCGCGGGGCCTGCATCTGGAGGTGCATCTTGAAGGACCACGGCTTGCCCCGCATTTATCATCACTGATCGACCAAGGCATCAATCTGGTGATTGATCACTATGGATTGCCATCAGACCCAAGACCCGACGCTGATCCGTTCATTAATGCCGTCAAAGTCCTACCCACGCGCTGCAACCTGTATCTCAAATTCGCGGCTCACTACCGCACCAATTTTTCTGTCACCCCGCATGCCAAGGCGCTGCTGGATCTACTGGATGACAATCGTGTTGTTTGGGGCAGCGACTGGCCTCATACGCAACATGAGGCCTCGACTCGTTATACCGATACATTCCAGGCATTTCCCCAGGCGCGAGATTTCTTGGATTCCACTGCGGCAGAGGCTCTGTATGGTATATCTATCGAATGA
- a CDS encoding LysR family transcriptional regulator, with amino-acid sequence MEKPDYLGIDGRQLHLLLTIQQAGSLSGAAKMLDMNQSTVSYWLDVLRKRIGDPLFVRQGNGVVPTERAQQLFPAAQAALDHLETMFQPQHYDPKQDSGVLRISTTAVERTLIVKPLIKHAQRLAPNLRIELHSAGSPQQITERLMTGALDAAIMPPNAATSEGLMQRKLFSTSDLVFFDPDFPLRADDWDAFCARPQVRVGFGPDAGFEIDRRLAKLGRKRHVAVQVADFDSALAAVRGTALIATLPAPIAPDDLGNVAPPWQQDGLVLALIWHVRNQTSERHRFWRDFLGSKPQEF; translated from the coding sequence ATGGAAAAACCTGATTACCTTGGGATAGATGGCCGCCAGCTGCATCTGCTGCTGACAATCCAACAGGCCGGATCACTGTCTGGTGCAGCCAAGATGCTGGACATGAACCAATCTACTGTAAGCTATTGGTTGGATGTTTTGCGCAAACGCATTGGTGATCCACTTTTTGTTCGGCAAGGAAACGGCGTGGTCCCGACGGAACGGGCTCAACAGCTCTTCCCGGCAGCGCAAGCCGCTCTTGATCACTTGGAGACCATGTTTCAACCCCAACACTATGACCCCAAACAGGATTCTGGCGTGTTGCGGATTTCCACCACGGCGGTAGAAAGGACTTTGATTGTCAAACCTCTCATCAAACATGCCCAACGCTTGGCCCCCAACTTAAGGATTGAACTGCATTCAGCCGGATCGCCTCAGCAGATCACTGAACGGCTTATGACCGGTGCATTGGACGCCGCGATCATGCCACCCAACGCGGCGACATCCGAAGGATTGATGCAACGCAAGCTGTTCTCGACATCTGACCTTGTGTTCTTCGACCCCGATTTTCCGCTAAGGGCCGATGATTGGGATGCGTTTTGCGCCCGCCCACAGGTTCGGGTCGGATTTGGGCCTGATGCCGGATTTGAAATAGACAGGCGATTGGCAAAACTTGGTCGCAAGCGCCACGTTGCGGTGCAAGTCGCAGACTTCGATTCAGCCTTGGCCGCAGTTAGAGGAACCGCTTTGATCGCAACCCTACCAGCGCCAATCGCGCCCGATGACTTGGGGAACGTAGCCCCGCCTTGGCAGCAAGACGGGCTGGTGTTGGCTTTAATCTGGCATGTCAGAAACCAGACATCTGAAAGACACAGATTCTGGCGTGATTTCTTGGGCTCAAAGCCACAGGAATTTTGA
- a CDS encoding MBL fold metallo-hydrolase, with the protein MSHITRRKLLCTSLAGLAAALATPGFAVGSLDFDQGTLMALSDGSFTVPGQFWPGASEAEQAALGTKVKVGANVFLVRQNERIILIDAGAGGGDFVSSRFGDLGRLPTALADAGIAPTDVTDIVITHMHIDHSGGLIAGGTPAFENATIHIDQKEWDFWTDAGLPDKMPQDLRPMVVEVQQIADIVKDQVQPHDGTKDFGNGLRAIQTYGHTPGHNSFELDLEGEKLLIMGDLVVSDHIHFNNPDVGWALDGIPDMAIATRHAILSRAADEGLVIAGSHLTAPGLGRVVRTDKAYKFQPL; encoded by the coding sequence ATGAGCCACATCACACGACGAAAACTTCTCTGCACAAGCCTTGCGGGCCTGGCCGCTGCACTTGCAACACCGGGTTTCGCCGTAGGGTCGCTTGATTTTGACCAAGGCACTTTGATGGCTTTGTCAGATGGATCTTTCACAGTACCAGGCCAGTTCTGGCCGGGAGCCAGCGAAGCTGAGCAAGCCGCCCTTGGCACCAAAGTGAAAGTCGGCGCCAACGTGTTTTTGGTACGCCAAAATGAACGCATCATTTTGATTGATGCAGGGGCAGGGGGCGGCGATTTTGTGTCCAGCCGGTTTGGCGATCTCGGGCGTTTGCCCACTGCGTTGGCGGACGCTGGCATTGCGCCAACAGATGTCACGGATATCGTCATCACCCACATGCACATTGACCATTCTGGCGGATTGATCGCAGGGGGCACTCCTGCCTTTGAAAATGCCACGATTCACATTGACCAAAAGGAGTGGGATTTTTGGACAGATGCGGGTCTGCCTGACAAAATGCCACAAGATCTGCGCCCCATGGTTGTCGAAGTTCAGCAAATCGCAGACATCGTCAAGGATCAGGTCCAACCCCATGACGGGACCAAAGATTTTGGCAATGGGTTGCGCGCCATTCAGACCTATGGGCACACGCCGGGGCATAACAGCTTCGAACTTGATCTTGAGGGTGAAAAACTGTTGATCATGGGCGATCTGGTGGTGTCCGATCACATCCATTTCAACAATCCCGATGTCGGCTGGGCGCTGGATGGCATTCCTGACATGGCGATTGCCACCCGTCACGCGATTTTGTCCCGCGCCGCAGACGAGGGACTTGTGATCGCAGGAAGCCACCTGACCGCACCCGGTCTGGGGCGGGTTGTTCGCACTGACAAGGCTTACAAGTTTCAACCGCTATAA
- a CDS encoding TetR/AcrR family transcriptional regulator: MNDTKKMGRPRKFDYKDALLRAMSVFWAKGYDGASLRDLTKAMGITGPSMYAAFGDKRELFLKTIDQYADVDGCKPVVDFEAEEDIEKAVRGFLLEVIQYATDSGYGAKGCFLASSVSTNIGQVEGVGERVRAAIDDTDKRLAQRFEREKEKGTLPQDFPSQERGALLYDIRQGYMFRGRAGWKAEDLQRDLDHRVKMILSR, encoded by the coding sequence TTGAACGATACAAAAAAAATGGGACGCCCCCGCAAATTCGACTACAAAGACGCCTTGCTTAGGGCGATGTCGGTGTTCTGGGCCAAAGGGTATGATGGCGCATCTTTGCGTGATTTGACCAAGGCAATGGGGATCACCGGACCCAGCATGTACGCGGCGTTTGGCGACAAAAGAGAGCTGTTTCTCAAAACCATAGACCAGTATGCGGATGTGGATGGATGCAAACCTGTTGTTGATTTCGAAGCCGAAGAAGACATCGAAAAGGCGGTTCGGGGCTTTCTTTTAGAGGTGATCCAATACGCCACCGACAGCGGCTATGGGGCCAAGGGGTGTTTCCTGGCGTCTTCTGTTTCGACCAATATCGGGCAGGTCGAAGGGGTGGGCGAACGGGTCCGCGCCGCAATTGACGACACGGACAAACGGCTGGCACAACGCTTTGAGCGCGAGAAGGAAAAAGGCACTTTGCCCCAGGACTTCCCATCGCAGGAACGCGGCGCGCTGCTGTATGACATTCGTCAGGGCTATATGTTTCGCGGTCGCGCAGGCTGGAAGGCTGAGGATCTGCAGCGCGATCTGGATCACCGGGTTAAGATGATCCTATCGCGCTGA
- a CDS encoding redoxin domain-containing protein, producing MTHKLAAGKAFPAITLPMLGGGQADIATPSQGHDWKLIVVYRGKHCPLCNKYLTQLEQLRDGFSKIGVDVIAVSTDSQTRATDQISEVGATYPAGYGLTLEQAGMLGLYISGVRNGMDVEAPFAEPGLFVVNEQGNLQLVDISNVPFARPDLQAVLSGLTWLRSQSVKFPVNGTHEPGKTQ from the coding sequence ATGACTCATAAACTCGCCGCTGGAAAGGCGTTTCCAGCGATCACTCTCCCTATGCTTGGCGGTGGTCAAGCGGATATTGCAACACCATCGCAGGGCCATGACTGGAAGCTGATCGTGGTCTATCGCGGCAAGCATTGCCCGCTTTGTAACAAGTATTTGACTCAGCTAGAGCAACTGCGAGACGGGTTCTCCAAAATCGGCGTCGACGTGATTGCGGTTTCAACTGACAGCCAGACACGCGCCACGGATCAGATCTCCGAGGTCGGCGCAACTTACCCCGCAGGATATGGTTTGACACTCGAACAGGCAGGAATGTTGGGCCTGTATATTTCCGGTGTGCGCAACGGCATGGATGTCGAAGCCCCCTTTGCGGAACCGGGCCTGTTTGTTGTGAATGAACAGGGCAACCTGCAACTGGTTGATATCTCGAATGTACCCTTTGCCCGCCCCGATCTGCAGGCGGTTTTAAGCGGGCTAACATGGCTGCGCAGCCAAAGCGTTAAGTTTCCCGTCAATGGCACCCATGAACCAGGAAAAACTCAATGA
- a CDS encoding YybH family protein: MRIAAFGAALTLTASMAMADAKQEVLDSLHAFNVRFNEYTVTKNVDGLVGLYSDDTLWIEQNKPLVQGQDAVRQTFAFLASKDAVNDHSIDKLVVADDGSLAVMVGTAIVKVEEFNLDTTGTFLFVLRPHEDSWQIVTDMWHQHQPHDTQQ; encoded by the coding sequence ATGCGTATTGCAGCATTCGGGGCCGCACTGACCCTGACAGCAAGCATGGCCATGGCAGATGCGAAACAAGAGGTGTTGGATAGTCTTCACGCCTTTAACGTCCGGTTCAATGAATATACCGTGACCAAGAATGTGGACGGCCTTGTCGGCCTCTATTCAGATGACACGCTTTGGATCGAGCAAAACAAGCCCCTGGTTCAGGGGCAGGATGCGGTGCGTCAGACCTTTGCCTTTCTGGCCTCCAAAGACGCGGTGAATGATCATTCAATCGACAAGCTTGTTGTTGCTGATGATGGGTCATTGGCGGTGATGGTTGGCACAGCAATTGTCAAAGTCGAAGAGTTCAATCTGGATACCACGGGTACGTTTTTGTTTGTTCTCAGACCTCATGAGGACAGTTGGCAGATCGTCACGGACATGTGGCACCAGCATCAACCCCACGACACACAGCAGTAA
- a CDS encoding YybH family protein: MRILAILAALAATTPVFAQDATAELKAVNDAFNAGIASQDVQGLVALYGPEVMWIAPGSPMNLNGLEEAENLFTFMTGQNAEVTHDIDHLFVSDDETLAVMIGDVTAKVETLGIDGVGTYLYVLENAEGDWKIIADMWNQVPQD, encoded by the coding sequence ATGCGGATTTTGGCAATTCTCGCGGCTCTTGCCGCAACAACACCCGTTTTTGCTCAGGATGCCACGGCAGAGCTGAAAGCAGTGAATGACGCGTTTAACGCAGGCATTGCCAGCCAAGACGTGCAGGGCCTGGTGGCTTTATACGGTCCCGAAGTGATGTGGATCGCTCCGGGCTCACCGATGAATCTTAACGGGTTGGAAGAAGCAGAAAACCTGTTCACCTTTATGACGGGCCAAAATGCCGAAGTCACACATGACATTGATCATCTGTTCGTTTCTGACGACGAAACCCTCGCCGTCATGATAGGGGATGTTACAGCTAAGGTTGAAACGCTCGGAATTGATGGGGTGGGGACATATCTGTATGTGCTTGAAAACGCTGAGGGTGATTGGAAAATCATCGCAGATATGTGGAACCAAGTGCCACAAGATTAG